One window of Saimiri boliviensis isolate mSaiBol1 chromosome 4, mSaiBol1.pri, whole genome shotgun sequence genomic DNA carries:
- the NRN1 gene encoding neuritin isoform X1, producing the protein MDSPTSHPPTPAHTLTICTRRGAAAYLVQAVRAAGKCDAVFKGFSDCLLKLGDSMANYPQGLDDKTNIKTVCTYWEDFHSCTVTALTDCQEGAKDMWDKLRKESKNLNIQGSLFELCGSGNGAAGSLLPALPVLLVSLSAALATWLSF; encoded by the exons atggaCTCACCTacctcccacccacccacacctGCTCACACACTGACAATCTGCACTAGACGTGGCGCTGCAG CGTATCTGGTGCAGGCCGTGAGAGCAGCGGGCAAGTGCGATGCGGTCTTCAAGGGCTTTTCGGACTGTTTGCTCAAGCTGGGCGACAGCATGGCCAACTACCCGCAGGGCCTGGACGACAAGACCAACATCAAGACCGTGTGCAC ATACTGGGAGGATTTCCACAGCTGCACGGTCACAGCCCTTACGGATTGCCAGGAAGGGGCGAAAGATATGTGGGATAAACTGAGAAAAGAATCCAAAAACCTCAACATCCAAGGCAGCTTATTCGAACTCTGCGGCAGCGGCAACGGGGCGGCGGGGTCCCTGCTCCCGGCGCTCCCCGTGCTCCTGGTGTCTCTCTCGGCAGCTTTAGCGACCTGGCTTTCCTTCTGA
- the NRN1 gene encoding neuritin isoform X2 gives MGLKLNGRYISLILAVQIAYLVQAVRAAGKCDAVFKGFSDCLLKLGDSMANYPQGLDDKTNIKTVCTYWEDFHSCTVTALTDCQEGAKDMWDKLRKESKNLNIQGSLFELCGSGNGAAGSLLPALPVLLVSLSAALATWLSF, from the exons ATGGGACTTAAGTTGAACGGCAGATATATTTCACTGATCCTCGCGGTGCAAATAG CGTATCTGGTGCAGGCCGTGAGAGCAGCGGGCAAGTGCGATGCGGTCTTCAAGGGCTTTTCGGACTGTTTGCTCAAGCTGGGCGACAGCATGGCCAACTACCCGCAGGGCCTGGACGACAAGACCAACATCAAGACCGTGTGCAC ATACTGGGAGGATTTCCACAGCTGCACGGTCACAGCCCTTACGGATTGCCAGGAAGGGGCGAAAGATATGTGGGATAAACTGAGAAAAGAATCCAAAAACCTCAACATCCAAGGCAGCTTATTCGAACTCTGCGGCAGCGGCAACGGGGCGGCGGGGTCCCTGCTCCCGGCGCTCCCCGTGCTCCTGGTGTCTCTCTCGGCAGCTTTAGCGACCTGGCTTTCCTTCTGA